The sequence GAACAGATAGTTGTAAAGCTGTGTTTTTGTGAAAACTCAAGTCCTTGAAATACATCAGTTTTGGAAGAGCTGAGAATAAGGGGTTTGCTTGAGTTTGTGAATTGCAAAATATCTGATCTGTTGTGCATCAGAAATTAGCTGTGCTGGATGAGGTGGAAGGAGCTATCAGGAATGTGGGAAGTCTCCGTATTTCTTTGCTGTTGAAGGCTGCTACTGATAGAGGAGTCCTGCTTCCCCTATTTATTGCCATTGTCTTGCAAGCCTGATACCATAATTACAGTCCATTTTCTTATGACCTGTAGAGAGTCCTGGCTTCAGTGCAACTCCGTGTCATGAGTTATGCTGCTGGTTTGACATTGGTCTGAAAGCTTGGCAATAAATATCACAGAAGATGCTATAGAACATAATCCTGTGTTGGCTTCTGGCATTTATTAGAGCTGATAATTCACCTCTTCATTTGTACTCTGTTCTTTTCTCTTGGACAAATTTGAGTGTCCTTTCCTGCTTacctttttagttttaaaaatacagcctTTCTTTAAGGTATCTTTAATTTGAAATCCTAGGAGCTGATGCCAAGACTTCCTTAAGTGTTAAAATGTTAAAGGCAATATTTGCATGTTTGTTAGTACTGGGAAAAAATGGTGATATGCCTGGCTGGAGGAAATTATTTTATGTTTGAGCTTTTGTTCTGCAGTGCATGAAGGAGGCTAGCATTGCCCTCATCCACCACTATGTCCAACCGGGCGTACATTTGGAGGAAGATCTTTCTTTAGCATACTGTTGCAGATGACTGCTTTTTTATTACAGTTAGCACTGTACTTCAGAGTAAGTACTTCAGAAAAGGAAGCAGAGCAGATACACTAATATAAGAGCGTATTTTGGAGCTTGTCTTCTTAACTTTGATAGTAAATTTGATAATCATGTAACCAGGTGACCACTTTCCTTGCAAGCCCCAGCATTTTGCAGCCTCTTAGGTTGCAGAGCGCTTGAATGGTGTGGAACAGAAATGCATCTGGAATGAGTGCGTGTCCAGAATGGTAGGTCACAAAGCGATGATATCCATCCCTACCTAAAACAGCTTATGGAGTATGAGCTGTTGAAACAAACTCCTTCCTGAAAACAATGTAAGTAATGAGTAAGGCTACTTTATTAGGCACGGTATGCTTTGCATTCTTCAGTCATTTAGGGAAAATAATTATTATTCTGCTTCAGTTTTCCAGTGAATAGTTACCATTTAGTATAGATATTACGGTATGTAAGATGACAGCTTATTCCTCTGACTTTTTGAAactatgtgtatgtgtgtatgtgaatAAAAGTCAATAAATTTCCCTTTTCACTTAAGGGAAGCAAGAGACTCCTGCTCCTCCCTCAAATCAAACAGGCTTCACCTTGTGCTCCTCTTGCAGGGTTTTGACCAGCTGCGAGTGGAAGGTTTGCTCTGCGATGTGACGTTAGTTCCCGGCGATGGTGACGAAGTGTTTCCAGTTCACAGAGCAATGATGGCTTCTGCGAGTGATTACTTCAAGGCCATGTTCACAGGTGGTGTTTCTGTTAAAGTAATGTGTGTGCCCATCTCTAAATCACCATCACTTGGACACTCAAGCACATGCTCAGTGCTGAGTGTGAATCAGTCCTAATCAAAATGCTCATATAAATTTACCTCTGTGTCTTTCTCAGGAGGAATGAAGGAGCAGGATTTAATGTGCATTAAGCTTCACGGTGTGAACAAAATAGGCTTAAAGAAGATCATTGATTTCATTTATACTGCAAAACTTTCCCTTAACATGGACAACCTTCAGGACACTCTGGAAGCTGCCAGTTTTTTGCAGATTTTACCTGTTTTGGACTTCTGTAAAGTGTTTCTTATCTCTGGGGTAAGACATTTTGATGCTACTCATGTTTCACATTCAAAATgataaaggtctttttttttctccccaacagTGACTAAATAATAGGCAAAGTTAAGGCCTTAAATTTGCCATTAGTCATAATTTCTATTCACACAGTGTAAGATCTAGAAGGAAAATTTCAAGGAAATTATGAAAGTCTTTTCTCTTTTGAGTGTTATGTATAGGGTGGATTTGATATGAATATTATACCATATGACAGTAACTTTAATTTCTAACTGCATTTCAGTGATGGTGATGGCAGCAGTAATTATAGTTCACAGATTCCCTACTGGATTTCTTAGTTTATGCTCTTACATTCTCTATCTTTCTGTAAGAAAGCCAATTGTTGAGTTCAACTGAAAAACTACCAGAAGAGCGAGCTGTCATGTTGTTGCCCAAGTTAATACACTTTATGTAAACCTTTTTGTTTTGAGGAGTGAAGCGCACAATTGTAGTGATCCCCACAGAAACCTTTACATCATCTCTCTGAATTGGCGAGCTTGGTCACAGTCCTTTAGTATAATGCACCTTCTAAAGGGATTGCTAATAGGTATGTTAGAGAAATGTCAGTTATGTGAGAAAAGTAGCTACAAGAATTTTATGTTGATTACCTTTTTATTCTAGGACTAAAAATGGCCCCAAATGCCCACTGGAAAATTTTTTTTCACAATGAAcaaaataactttgttttgtaAGCAGGGGACTGCCCACAAGTAgcaaccccctgctccagcagtaCTGTTTAATTTAGAAGGAAATGCACATGCAGCTTGAATCAGGGTTGCTTTTATGCAGTGGAAAAGTTTGCCTTGCAAACAAGTATAGTGTAGTTGCAATGCAGTACAGTCTCTTTACAGTTTAGAGTTGGCctgctgatttttatttataattgaGATTAAAAACTCAGGTCCTGAACCCACTCCATGGGAGGCACTTCAGTAAcacccttttcttccccttcagtGCCGGTGTCCTGTCCTGTCTCTATATTAAAAGACAAGCAAGATCATTTCTTCCCCAACGGCAAGACAGATTTTAAAGATTCCGCTTAAGTGGTAACCCAGCTTCTACTTGTGTAGGCTTTTTCCTGGGTTCCGTCTTCATGTAAGCAAAGAAACCTGATGTGAAATATTTCCCCTTTTCATGGAGCTGCAGCCTCTTGTTAACAGAACTGTTGAATACTCCACTGTTTAATCTTGCTGTATGCTAAACATCAGCTCATGTATGCGTTTCGTCAGCCTAGGCTGTCTTtcagaggttttatttttcaaacatcctttcctttttaaatctcaGATATCAGAGGCTTCAGGGTCTCGCTGTATGACTGTGCTCCTTCTAGCGTTACATTCGGTGGACTCATTCCATAAATTTTGTATGCTTCAGTTATATTTACTTAATTTATATAGTTAAACAGTGCAATTTCTTAATACGGGTGGAGCTATCTGTATTCTGTCTTGCACACAGGATGTAAGCAATGCCAATATACGCCGCTCCAGTGCCttgcctggctgctgctctgcagtcctGGGTAAATACAACTCTGTCCTGCCCGCAAGTAAAGGGCACCTCCTCCGTGGGGATGCGGAACAGGCgagctgcagagctgtgctctgaAAGGAGCTTTGCTTGGAGGGACGTGCCTTGGCATCATTTCTAATGTTTCCTTAAGCTTTTCTGACGTTAATCGCTTGTGTACCTTACTAGGAATCCACCTCCAGACCTTCAGCAAGGAATGTGGTGGGTTCTGCATGAATCGTAACATTATTTGGCAGAGAGTGTCCTGTATGTCCGTAATGACAAATAAGCAGGTAATCTCATAGTTTCACAGGCTACAGAAACGTGGCCTATTTACTAAAGACATGTACCAGGACTTAGGCAAACAAGAGGACTCAGAGATGCAAACAGAAGTCTGCTCCATAAAGAAAGTGTTAGATGCATGTGAGCTCTCTAGCGCTGCTTTTTATCTTGGCATATTTTCTAATTGGCCAATTCTCAAAGCATTGAGTTAATGTTTCCTTAATCTTAAATCCTGCTATGTCAGGTTGCTGTAAACAGCAAGGTGGAACAGTCGGCGCGGCTCCCTTGGGCGGGAGCTGTGTTCTCGTTTTTGGGAGCTCTTCCACTTAGCATTCCCTCGGTCGTGGCTTTGGTTCGGATAAGTAACCTCGTGTTTGATATTCCCTTTAGAAAGGGGTGAGCCTCAGAATCGTGAAGACTTTATTCATTCTCTTAATTTTATTCATACTCTATTCTTACGTATTTTGATTTATATTGATGTCTAAGGGGTGTAAATCTATAATCAATCTCTACTTCAAATTATCCTGAAAGACTAttattttaaagggttttttgaaACACATTAATATTGCGGGGCTCCTGACACCTTTCCAGATTTGAGAATACTTGCGTAAAGCATGCCTGTTTTTCTGTTAGATCTCTATACATTGCAGAATGCGTTTAGAGGTTAAAACTGTCAGAAATACTTGGCCTTTCTTGAAACCAGGGTACCTCATTCTTTACGTAAAGGGGTACATAACTAATTTTTTGAGCAGAACAAGAACATTTGGCATGGAGGAAAATAgtcaaaaagattaaaatgtagAAATCTCATTCATTGTATAACTGTAGAGAAAGAGGACAAAACTGAGTCTGTACATTCAGCCTAGTGATGTTCTCAGCAGTCTTGTATAAAGAATAATTTTTGAATGAATTTACTCTAAAATTTGTTTGAACAAGAGTTGGTGAGCAAGCctgaggtttttttggttttgcttttttaattaccATATCTTAGCTTTGCAGAGATTATGTCACATTATACGAGTTTCACTCCATTCTCAAATTAACATTTCTAATCTAAATGAGTTCTCTGAGCAAGtctgaggctttttttccctgaaattagCTGGGTGAAGAGCAGCATCCGAAAGCTGCGGTAACCATTCCCAGACAAATACCTGGTTGTCTTTGAGTTGTCTGGGAAGTCCATTACTAAAGAAATCATAGAAGTCAGCTTATGTAAAGCATAATGTAACTGTATTCCTTTATAAGAGGATGTTGGaaatatttacaaagcaaagcataaGCTCAAGGTAACAGCTTAATTTGTGTGAAAACAGTGAGACCTTCAAAGAATGATGCATGTTTTAGCTGGCTTGtagatgtttttttctgttgtgcatTTACACCCTTCCTGTCCCTGAGCCTGAACTCAGTAGTTCTGACAAACTTTGCCAACTTGCTCTGCAGCCGAATGGGCTCCCagtgaaaacactggaaaatctCCTGAGGTGCTATCTGTCTTTTCTTTAGtattagttttaaatatttatagcttTGCAGAATGCTACAATAGGCTAGGATTGCTCCCATGTTCATACCTAAAGGAGCCATAATGTaaggaaaattaataaaaaaggcAGGGAAGTGTTTTCAGAGTGGAGAGCTGGAGCCTGCACAATACTCTTTTGGTAAGAGTAATAGCAGTGTATAAACTGGAGGAAGGTTAGAAACCTATCCAAATAAATTACAACATTCAGAGGAAAATAACAGTGTAATGGGAAATAGAATATTATACTGTAATTAAACAGAAAGTATtccaaaacagtgaaaataaatatctCGGCTTTACCTTTGGTATAGTTGCTCAGATAGATCTGACTGCTTTTATAGTTCTGTTTTACGTTTCTGTAACAGCTGGCAAATTGTCAAAGGTGGTCTTAATATTTGAAAGTCTGGTCACAAGGACGTGGTGTGGGAGCAAGGTGGGCTCAGCTTGCAGGAGGGTGAGATCCTGGTCTCAGGTGGAAGCTGAGGACCAAGTCTTTGGGCTGCTCGAGTGATTTACCATTTTCAGCATGCGTGGTGAACCGTGCTAGCTCTCAGTCCTGCATGGAGAGGGGCCCAAACATGATTAATTCCTATTTCTGAGCTGGTTGAATTTCTATATTGTTATTTCTAGACTTTTGCGTATGGGAACCCACAAAAAATTGAGAATTTCAGGGGAATATGAGCTCTTTAAAATGTTGGAAAGGGATGCATGTTAAGTGCTTTGACGTCTAATAGTCTTTGAAATATAAGACTAAATGTTCTGTGATACTGGCCTTGAGGacatagtaataaaaataacttgCGCAGAAAGTTGAGTTTTATTCTGGGGTTCTCAGATTACTTGCTATTTTGCTCAGTGTCTGCTTTTATAGCATGGTATAGTcacttaagggtttttttttttttttaatcagagctTGAAGCCCTTGTTTCAAAATTTCCGAAGAAATAAGTCAACTGCTTTCTTGAGAAAGCATTTTTGCttatgcatttgatttttttcaagctgtgcttgacatttctttttctttcttttttttttttttttaaagcttttcagtattttctggagGTCTTACTTCTGCTTTGTAGTGAGTAAACATTGTGAAAGAGCAGTTCTGTCCTGtagtcaaagtggagtaccaaaTAAAAAGCCCAAGTAAAAGAGAATTTATCAAAAAATCTCAACTTCTTTACTAGTCACTGGATTCTTTGTACAACCagtcttttatttttgtctggCACTTCCATTCCTGCTGCTCACTTCAGTAGATCCCTTCCTTTTGAGCTCCTGACGGACCGGCTTCCGGAGAGAATACGGTTTCTGCACCTCTCATAAGTACTATAGCAcaagtcctttttttaaaaaaaaatataaatattaagttactgaagtgttgtttttttaaagtgtttaaataGCTTTATTGTACTTTAACCCTGtccaatttaaaatatttaggtAGAAGTGACTCTTACATTTCATTCTGTTAAAGGATTATATTTCTGGCTCAGAATTTAAGAATAGATACTTTTTATGACCGTGGAATAATTCTTTTGAATGAATTTTAGCGTAGTTTGTTGGTTATTATCTCAAAGCACAGTAAATTCGGTAATAACATGTTTGGCAAGGAAAGTAACTTTTAAGAAAATACTCACTATGGCACTGTAATTTGAGATTAGTGATGGGCTTGTTACGAAGCCAAACAAAGTGCACAATTTCGCGAGCGTAATGGGGACCAGTTGTAATCATAACacgaaaaaaacaaaaaagaaaaacctgaataCAGTACAATACTGATAGATTAAGGCAGTATAAAGTAAATTTCTGAGAGGAGTAGGGGTGATTGGATGCTGCCGATGTGATGTTCATCTGTCATTAACGGTGTAAAATTAGTGAGTCCACTATCTCCAGTGTAAGCATTGCAGGAATATATTTGATCACAAAGATTTACAATATAACCTAGTTATTTATATATTGCACAGATACTTTATAACAGAAATCCTGTTAGTCTGCCACACACTAATCGCATAGATTAATCTTGATTACAGGATTAGTGTTTATAGAGATGAAAAATAAGATATGGAGCCTATGACTCTCCAAAGGCATTTCAGGACATGCGAACAAAGACTTCTGATGACTGCGGATATTCATTCTAGGACATGTTAGATCAATTTCTAGTGAATAAAAAGAATATATCTACTCTTCTAAGGCTCATTAGACTTTTAGAATTGTCTGGTAGTAAAGGGCAATGATTAAATTCAGGTTATGCAGTAGAAAAATCTTGTAATCTCTGTCATGACCTTCAGGCTTTTGAATGCTGAAGCTACAGTCAGGTAGCAGTCCTCAATCTTTATAATCTTTTTTAAATAACCATGAGATTTGGGAGCTTAAATTCTTTTGGCATTACAAATATAATGAGAATCATGAGAAAATTATGGAAATTGTTGAGGTTGAGTATGGCTGACATGCTGTTGGCCAAGGTGACTAGAAAGCATGTACGAATGAAGTTTGAGTTAGTGTAAATCTCAGGACTGAATGCAAGAGGGTTGCAATTCTCAGTGAGAAGCCTCTGAAAATTGGCTTGCCGTGCATCTGTGTCCTAGAGCTAGGTGAAGTGGCCAAGTTCATTGGGGTCCCGTTTTAAGTTGTCCCATCctttccatttccctccatcCCCTGCCTTGAATGCCTGGTGACCCCAGATAAGAGAATTTAAGGAGCCTATGATGCAAGAAAAATAGATGCAGCAAGACCTAAAAGATATAGTCATGGGATAAACTGTTTTTAGAAGTGCCGTCTTCAGTCATGAGCAGATTGCCCCATCTCCAGAAGAACAGACAATGAGAAATGAAGTAAGcaataaggaaagaagaaaatatattactTTATATTGAATTCAGTTAGGGTATGATTTATACTGGCAAAGCATTGCATTTACTGGGTGTTTCTAGAGTGAATCCTCCTATAATAAATAATCCAGTAGCTTTGTGTTATTTTCAACTGCTGTGTATTACTATGTATGGTATGGACATGTTCTGTAAGAACACCAGCGTAGGTTACTTAAGATGCACGTTTCTTCATTtgtaaataatatatttatgGGATTGAGCACTCTAAATAAGTTGCCTGAAACATAGCATGGGAGAGAGGTAGCTACTTCATTTTCTTTGGCTGCATTAGGACAAGTTCAATAATACATTAGTCTAATGGTAATCCCTACTCTTGCACTATTCTCTGTAACCTTGGGCTAATCACCTCTCCTGTGACTGTATTTTCCACATTTCTAACTTGCAATGATGTTTGCAGAGCATTCGAAGATGAAGTGTTGTATAATTGCTGTGTATCATCATTGTATAACACATCTGACATAATTAATATATGCCATCTGCTTGCAACTTGtctcattttttcttcaaaatatggAATATATTGGGTCTCCCTTTGCAGTCATGAATATATGCATCGCATTGAATATTTATTTGTTCATGTGTAAATCACCTTGAGCATTtcaaaatgatgaaaatattgCTGCTTCTATAGTATTCATTAAAGTCTACATTATCATTTAGACACCAAATTAAGAAAGTGTTTTGATTCATCTTTCTATTTACTTAATAGGTTTCTTTAGAAAACTGTGTTGAGGTTGGGCGCATTGCCAACACATACAATCTCACAGAAGTGGATAAATATGTTAATAATTTCATCCTGAAGAACTTCCCTGCATTATTAAGTACTGGTGAATTTGTGAAACTCCCCTTTGAACGTCTTGCCTTTGTGCTTTCAAGTAACAGCCTTAAGCACTGCACTGAGCTCGAGCTCTTCAAGGCGGCTTGTCGCTGGCTGCGGTACGAGGAGCCTCGGATGGAGTTCGCCGCAAAGCTCATGAAGAACATCAGATTTCCACTGATGACGCCCCAGGATCTTATTAACTACGTTCAGACGGTGGACTTCATGAGAACTGACAACACCTGCGTGAACTTGCTTTTGGAAGCCAGCAATTACCAGATGATGCCGTACATGCAGCCCGTCATGCAGTCGGAGCGGACTGCCATCCGGTCGGACAGTACTCACCTGGTGACGTTGGGGGGAGTGCTGAGGCAGCAGCTGGTCGTCAGTAAAGAGCTACGGATGTATGACGAGAAGGCCCACGAGTGGAGATCGCTCGCTCCCATGGATGCACCGAGGTACCAGCATGGCATCGCTGTGATCGGAAACTTCCTCTACGTCGTTGGCGGCCAGAGCAATTACGACACGAAAGGAAAAACCGCGGTTGACACGGTCTTCAGATTTGATCCTCGCTATAACAAGTGGATGCAAGTTGCATCTTTAAATGAGAAGCGCACCTTCTTCCACCTAAGTGCCCTCAAAGGACATTTGTACGCCGTTGGTGGTCGAAATGCAGCCGGTGAGCTAGGTAAGTGCTTCGCCTGAAGTAGGacttcttgcctttctttttaGGCCTTGAAATATTATGCTGCCCTGTGAACAGgtgcagagaaaacaaagaagtcGGAGTTGTCACACTGCTGCTTCCTAGATGTACTGGAAATACATAGAGAAATTGCTGCGGATGTTGTTAGCAGTTACTTATACTTTGCTTGTGATTCGATTGTATCTTGTGACTACATAGTTAACTCTCACTAATATGAATGACtctgccttgctgcctccttttttccctccttgccaCTGATGATTCATTTCACTTgacaaaaaaatccaattttgtaAATCATAAATTTCATAAATCAATTTTGGACATATTATTTAATATGGATGTAAGGTTTTGCTTCTGTTACTTTGTTTAGGCTTGCTGCTTTCCTCCCACCACTCAGCCATGTCTTGTGGTCAAGTCTCTTTTTATAGCAGTATCTCTCACTGTGAAGGTTGGCTTTTTACAAATGCCTTGTAGTGTCTTTAAgttcactgaagaaaacaaaaattgtgCTGCagcatctgtaatttttttccttaatgcatCTTGGCCATTCAGATAATCCACTCTTTGTTTCATGGTCATGTTACAAACTTTAAGAAACGTACAGACTTTAAATTTTTAGCAAAAGTAACCCAGTTTTGAGCAGTAGAATCGGTCTGAGGGATGACAAAATGAGATGTTTTAAAATGCCTGCTGTTTCAAAAAACATTGGAAACTGCTTTGCAATAACTCGTTTTTGCCATACGGCCATTTTCTGATTTAAATCTGGATGGTTTCTAGATTGAATGTCTAGCTGTCAGAGAGGAAAATTGTTGTTTTCTAGTTAAAATGCTAACTTTCTTACAGGTCACTTCATCTACCTGAAAAGTCACTCTAAAAGTGTAATACCCTTGAAAAGACCTAATTACAAATTAATGTGTATAGATCGTTATCTTCAGAGTATCAGAAAACCTGGCCTTCACTGGGAAATTTTTAATGATTTGAATTAGTAACAAATGATCTACTTGCTGTTTGCGCCTAGTGTACAAGCTCAACAGAGCAGGGTTGTGGGAGCATTGATGAAGTTGCGGCAGTTTAACAAAATCAGTATGAAACAACACTTCCCTGAGCCAGGGCAGCCTGAGCGTAGACAGGGCCTTAAGCGCAGTGTTTTTCTTAAATTAGATCAAGCAGTGTCATTCTGCTGACCTCGACTCTTCTGCggctttaattaaaacaaaatttatcaCCTGTCTGAAATTCTTCTGTAAAGAGATCATTAAAATGCTGCAGGGATTTCCGCACAGACCTGGAAAACATCGCTGGACCGCTCCATGGGAAAAGCACTCGGTAAACGCTGAATATTGCGGGCGCTCGGTGCTTTGCTTTGGGGTTTGGTTCCTTCTCCTGTTAATTGTGAGGCAAGTCACCTCTCgttttcatgtttctttcataAACCTTgacagctgaaaaatgaaatccagcttaaacttcctcttctcttcag is a genomic window of Dromaius novaehollandiae isolate bDroNov1 chromosome 11, bDroNov1.hap1, whole genome shotgun sequence containing:
- the KLHL13 gene encoding kelch-like protein 13 isoform X3; this translates as MLRFISHLYCCSSKEECSEDDKCILSRSLVEEEDPHMKVSLGSSDMGVSAHLQSSKTGTTRFFTSNTHSSVVLQGFDQLRVEGLLCDVTLVPGDGDEVFPVHRAMMASASDYFKAMFTGGMKEQDLMCIKLHGVNKIGLKKIIDFIYTAKLSLNMDNLQDTLEAASFLQILPVLDFCKVFLISGVSLENCVEVGRIANTYNLTEVDKYVNNFILKNFPALLSTGEFVKLPFERLAFVLSSNSLKHCTELELFKAACRWLRYEEPRMEFAAKLMKNIRFPLMTPQDLINYVQTVDFMRTDNTCVNLLLEASNYQMMPYMQPVMQSERTAIRSDSTHLVTLGGVLRQQLVVSKELRMYDEKAHEWRSLAPMDAPRYQHGIAVIGNFLYVVGGQSNYDTKGKTAVDTVFRFDPRYNKWMQVASLNEKRTFFHLSALKGHLYAVGGRNAAGELATVECYNPRMNEWSYVAKMNEPHYGHAGTVYGGLMYISGGITHDTFQKELMCFDPDTDKWTQKAPMTTVRGLHCMCTVGDKLYVIGGNHFRGTSDYDDVLSCEYYSPTLDQWTPIAAMLRGQSDVGVAVFENKIYVVGGYSWNNRCMVEIVQKYDPEKDEWHKVFDLPESLGGIRACTLTVFPPEDNTGSPSRESPLSAP
- the KLHL13 gene encoding kelch-like protein 13 isoform X2, which translates into the protein MMWRDTLGVTNLAGMDHSVLRGEMSAVLHDRSLVEEEDPHMKVSLGSSDMGVSAHLQSSKTGTTRFFTSNTHSSVVLQGFDQLRVEGLLCDVTLVPGDGDEVFPVHRAMMASASDYFKAMFTGGMKEQDLMCIKLHGVNKIGLKKIIDFIYTAKLSLNMDNLQDTLEAASFLQILPVLDFCKVFLISGVSLENCVEVGRIANTYNLTEVDKYVNNFILKNFPALLSTGEFVKLPFERLAFVLSSNSLKHCTELELFKAACRWLRYEEPRMEFAAKLMKNIRFPLMTPQDLINYVQTVDFMRTDNTCVNLLLEASNYQMMPYMQPVMQSERTAIRSDSTHLVTLGGVLRQQLVVSKELRMYDEKAHEWRSLAPMDAPRYQHGIAVIGNFLYVVGGQSNYDTKGKTAVDTVFRFDPRYNKWMQVASLNEKRTFFHLSALKGHLYAVGGRNAAGELATVECYNPRMNEWSYVAKMNEPHYGHAGTVYGGLMYISGGITHDTFQKELMCFDPDTDKWTQKAPMTTVRGLHCMCTVGDKLYVIGGNHFRGTSDYDDVLSCEYYSPTLDQWTPIAAMLRGQSDVGVAVFENKIYVVGGYSWNNRCMVEIVQKYDPEKDEWHKVFDLPESLGGIRACTLTVFPPEDNTGSPSRESPLSAP
- the KLHL13 gene encoding kelch-like protein 13 isoform X4; the encoded protein is MMWRDTLSLVEEEDPHMKVSLGSSDMGVSAHLQSSKTGTTRFFTSNTHSSVVLQGFDQLRVEGLLCDVTLVPGDGDEVFPVHRAMMASASDYFKAMFTGGMKEQDLMCIKLHGVNKIGLKKIIDFIYTAKLSLNMDNLQDTLEAASFLQILPVLDFCKVFLISGVSLENCVEVGRIANTYNLTEVDKYVNNFILKNFPALLSTGEFVKLPFERLAFVLSSNSLKHCTELELFKAACRWLRYEEPRMEFAAKLMKNIRFPLMTPQDLINYVQTVDFMRTDNTCVNLLLEASNYQMMPYMQPVMQSERTAIRSDSTHLVTLGGVLRQQLVVSKELRMYDEKAHEWRSLAPMDAPRYQHGIAVIGNFLYVVGGQSNYDTKGKTAVDTVFRFDPRYNKWMQVASLNEKRTFFHLSALKGHLYAVGGRNAAGELATVECYNPRMNEWSYVAKMNEPHYGHAGTVYGGLMYISGGITHDTFQKELMCFDPDTDKWTQKAPMTTVRGLHCMCTVGDKLYVIGGNHFRGTSDYDDVLSCEYYSPTLDQWTPIAAMLRGQSDVGVAVFENKIYVVGGYSWNNRCMVEIVQKYDPEKDEWHKVFDLPESLGGIRACTLTVFPPEDNTGSPSRESPLSAP
- the KLHL13 gene encoding kelch-like protein 13 isoform X1 translates to MPLKWKTSSPAIWKFPVPVLKTSRSSPLSPAYISLVEEEDPHMKVSLGSSDMGVSAHLQSSKTGTTRFFTSNTHSSVVLQGFDQLRVEGLLCDVTLVPGDGDEVFPVHRAMMASASDYFKAMFTGGMKEQDLMCIKLHGVNKIGLKKIIDFIYTAKLSLNMDNLQDTLEAASFLQILPVLDFCKVFLISGVSLENCVEVGRIANTYNLTEVDKYVNNFILKNFPALLSTGEFVKLPFERLAFVLSSNSLKHCTELELFKAACRWLRYEEPRMEFAAKLMKNIRFPLMTPQDLINYVQTVDFMRTDNTCVNLLLEASNYQMMPYMQPVMQSERTAIRSDSTHLVTLGGVLRQQLVVSKELRMYDEKAHEWRSLAPMDAPRYQHGIAVIGNFLYVVGGQSNYDTKGKTAVDTVFRFDPRYNKWMQVASLNEKRTFFHLSALKGHLYAVGGRNAAGELATVECYNPRMNEWSYVAKMNEPHYGHAGTVYGGLMYISGGITHDTFQKELMCFDPDTDKWTQKAPMTTVRGLHCMCTVGDKLYVIGGNHFRGTSDYDDVLSCEYYSPTLDQWTPIAAMLRGQSDVGVAVFENKIYVVGGYSWNNRCMVEIVQKYDPEKDEWHKVFDLPESLGGIRACTLTVFPPEDNTGSPSRESPLSAP